One window of Bacillus alkalicellulosilyticus genomic DNA carries:
- a CDS encoding MotE family protein: MSENQKEYGKFQVFFFVIFIPCCFLIILFFSLSSLLGYNTLGKAKEVGAKIPYISTIIGEEVEGTEDDEMKVDDLLASILEKEAVIEELEAVMEAKNDKIAKIEEQNKILEQKLELKDKEPEVEKDEPRKDLEDIGKTYQAMSAKNAAAILEQLPLDQTLLHLSQVPVAARAAILTKMETEKAAEIMANLTDQ; encoded by the coding sequence ATGAGTGAAAATCAAAAAGAGTATGGCAAATTTCAAGTGTTCTTCTTTGTTATTTTTATCCCTTGTTGCTTCCTTATTATCTTGTTTTTTAGTCTTTCGTCATTACTCGGTTACAATACGCTAGGCAAGGCAAAAGAAGTCGGAGCGAAAATCCCTTACATTTCAACCATTATAGGTGAGGAAGTAGAAGGAACAGAAGACGATGAAATGAAGGTAGACGACCTTTTAGCTAGCATTTTGGAAAAAGAAGCGGTTATTGAAGAATTAGAAGCGGTAATGGAAGCCAAGAATGACAAAATTGCCAAGATTGAAGAACAAAACAAAATTTTAGAGCAAAAGCTTGAGCTTAAAGATAAAGAACCTGAAGTGGAAAAAGACGAACCAAGAAAAGACTTGGAAGATATAGGGAAGACATATCAGGCGATGTCAGCAAAGAATGCGGCAGCCATATTAGAACAGTTACCACTAGACCAAACATTATTGCATTTATCACAGGTTCCTGTTGCTGCTAGAGCAGCTATTCTAACAAAAATGGAAACAGAGAAAGCCGCTGAAATTATGGCTAATCTTACAGACCAATAA